A section of the Constrictibacter sp. MBR-5 genome encodes:
- a CDS encoding thioesterase family protein — MKIEAPFDQHRDIVRPEWIDYNGHMNVAYYMLAFDNATDTFYNALGVGADYKEGGHFSTFTLEAHITYDREVMQGDPLRITTQLLDFDAKRIHYFHQMYHAEAGYIASTNELISIHIDMRIRRSAPMPDPLLERLAAMRDAHAALPKPPQAGRIIGIRRAG, encoded by the coding sequence ATGAAGATAGAAGCACCCTTCGACCAGCATCGCGACATCGTCCGGCCCGAGTGGATCGACTACAACGGCCATATGAACGTCGCGTACTACATGCTCGCCTTCGACAACGCGACCGACACCTTCTACAATGCGCTGGGTGTCGGAGCGGACTACAAGGAGGGCGGCCACTTCTCGACCTTCACGCTGGAGGCGCACATCACCTACGACCGCGAGGTGATGCAGGGCGATCCATTGCGGATCACCACGCAGCTTCTCGATTTCGACGCCAAGCGCATTCACTATTTCCACCAGATGTATCATGCGGAAGCCGGCTACATCGCCTCGACCAATGAACTGATCTCGATCCATATCGACATGCGCATACGGCGCTCGGCCCCGATGCCCGATCCGTTGCTCGAACGATTGGCCGCGATGCGCGATGCGCATGCCGCCCTGCCGAAGCCGCCGCAGGCCGGGCGGATCATCGGCATACGCCGTGCTGGCTGA
- a CDS encoding pentapeptide repeat-containing protein produces MLAETGRTLLTAIAVVVALAAAAAPAAADCNDPPAPGVEWRRCYFDGRDLRKIDLTQARLHDATFQRADLREATLAGADASRAKFFSSDMTDANLNGAVLREADFTRADLTRATFRGAQLLRTRFFRATLRDADFTGAQMRGTDFLNADLSGATWVDGTRRCAEGSIGQCQ; encoded by the coding sequence GTGCTGGCTGAGACCGGAAGGACGCTCCTCACAGCGATCGCGGTCGTCGTCGCCCTCGCCGCGGCGGCAGCACCGGCGGCGGCCGACTGCAACGATCCGCCCGCACCGGGGGTGGAGTGGCGCCGCTGCTATTTCGACGGCCGTGACCTGCGCAAGATCGATCTCACCCAGGCGCGGCTTCACGACGCCACCTTCCAGCGCGCCGACCTCCGCGAGGCGACGCTGGCGGGTGCCGACGCGTCGCGCGCAAAATTCTTCTCGTCGGATATGACCGATGCCAACCTGAATGGCGCCGTCCTGCGCGAGGCGGACTTCACACGGGCGGACCTCACCCGCGCCACGTTCCGCGGCGCCCAACTTCTGCGGACGCGCTTCTTCCGTGCGACCCTGCGCGACGCCGACTTCACCGGCGCGCAGATGCGCGGCACGGACTTCCTGAACGCCGATCTGTCGGGCGCGACCTGGGTCGACGGCACCCGGCGCTGCGCCGAGGGTTCCATCGGCCAGTGCCAATAG
- a CDS encoding glycosyltransferase family 2 protein — protein sequence MATMQRPSVSDDSLLLESNPARSDCPTPLLSVLVPFYETSPTALLEALTRQAAGKPDVELVFADDGSDDARYGRAVGEAISRSAVPAALLTARRNVGRAAIRNALTRAARGTYVLFVDCDLQPGSPEYLNRWLELVRKGCTDVGYGGFRMQPCDAGADPLHAYYSARSDCLPAEERQREPAKYTYTNNLLVRRQVALAEPFDERFKGWGWEDVEWALRAAQRCTIRHVDNPVLNPADGSARSLLRKFSESVGNFALLRRLHPAEVEKFPIFRASRIFGLVPMLSLMLPVLEVIAIDTHELFPMQLRYLALKLYRACLYGAAHDIDEA from the coding sequence ATGGCTACGATGCAGCGGCCCAGTGTCAGCGACGATTCGCTCCTGCTGGAGTCGAACCCGGCCCGGAGCGACTGCCCCACCCCTCTCCTCTCGGTGCTGGTCCCCTTCTATGAAACGAGCCCGACGGCGTTGCTCGAGGCTCTGACACGGCAGGCTGCAGGGAAACCGGACGTCGAGCTCGTCTTCGCCGACGACGGCTCCGACGATGCGAGGTACGGTCGGGCCGTCGGCGAAGCGATATCGCGTTCCGCGGTGCCGGCGGCGCTGCTCACCGCGCGGCGCAATGTCGGCCGCGCGGCGATCCGCAACGCGCTGACCCGCGCCGCCCGCGGCACCTATGTCCTGTTCGTCGACTGCGACCTGCAGCCGGGAAGCCCGGAGTACCTGAACCGCTGGCTCGAGCTCGTCCGCAAGGGCTGCACCGATGTCGGCTATGGCGGGTTCCGGATGCAACCATGCGACGCTGGAGCAGATCCGCTTCACGCCTACTATTCGGCCCGCTCGGACTGTCTGCCCGCCGAAGAACGGCAGCGCGAACCGGCGAAATACACCTACACTAACAACCTTCTCGTCAGGCGGCAGGTGGCCCTGGCCGAACCCTTCGACGAGCGGTTCAAGGGCTGGGGCTGGGAGGACGTCGAGTGGGCGCTGCGCGCGGCGCAGCGCTGCACGATCCGACATGTCGACAATCCTGTCCTGAATCCGGCCGATGGCTCGGCCCGATCGCTGCTCCGGAAATTCAGCGAGTCTGTCGGCAATTTCGCCCTCCTGCGGCGCCTGCACCCGGCCGAGGTCGAGAAGTTCCCCATCTTCCGCGCCAGCAGGATTTTCGGTCTCGTACCGATGCTCTCGCTGATGCTTCCGGTCCTGGAGGTCATCGCGATCGATACGCATGAGCTGTTTCCCATGCAACTCCGCTATCTCGCGCTGAAGCTGTATCGTGCCTGTCTCTACGGGGCAGCTCACGACATTGACGAAGCATGA
- a CDS encoding ArgE/DapE family deacylase produces the protein MLEEVKRILDAERDDQASFLAQLVSIPSDNPPGDCAAHADAAATLLEAMGFVVERHVVPAAEVAAVGMRSVTNLVVRHRFGDGPTLALNAHGDVVPPGEGWTVAPYGGRIVDGRLYGRGAAVSKSDFATYAFALRALRDAGTALRGTVELHLTYDEEAGGEIGPKWLLDQGISRPDIAIAAGLSYGVVTAHNGVLHLEIELRGRSAHAAKPETGADALEAATAVLQALYAHRKSYRAIRSRVDGIGSPNLVVGLIRGGINTNVVPDQVTLRLDRRIIPEETPDAVEAELRQVVEAAGTAGVTCGIRRVMAAAPLAPTPASEALASVVCRHATRIFGEPVETAGVPLYTDARHYAARGIPIVLYGTGPRSFVDAGAHGADEHVLLDDLWKATEVVAASICELLGT, from the coding sequence ATGCTGGAAGAGGTCAAGCGGATTCTGGATGCGGAACGCGACGACCAGGCGTCGTTCCTGGCCCAGCTGGTGAGCATCCCGTCCGACAATCCCCCGGGCGATTGCGCCGCCCACGCCGATGCTGCCGCCACCCTTCTGGAGGCGATGGGCTTCGTCGTCGAGCGCCACGTCGTGCCGGCGGCCGAAGTGGCTGCAGTAGGCATGCGCAGCGTCACCAACCTCGTCGTCCGCCACCGGTTCGGCGACGGACCGACCCTGGCGCTCAATGCCCATGGCGACGTGGTTCCGCCCGGCGAGGGCTGGACGGTCGCCCCCTATGGCGGCCGGATCGTCGACGGCCGCCTGTACGGTCGCGGTGCGGCCGTGTCGAAATCGGACTTCGCCACCTATGCCTTCGCCCTCCGGGCCTTGCGCGACGCAGGCACCGCGTTGCGCGGGACGGTTGAACTTCACCTGACGTACGATGAGGAGGCGGGCGGCGAGATCGGCCCGAAATGGCTCCTCGATCAGGGGATATCGCGGCCGGACATAGCGATCGCGGCCGGCCTCTCCTACGGCGTCGTGACGGCGCACAATGGGGTCCTGCACCTGGAGATCGAGCTGCGGGGCCGGTCCGCCCATGCCGCGAAGCCGGAAACCGGTGCCGACGCTCTAGAGGCTGCCACCGCGGTGCTGCAAGCCCTCTACGCGCACCGCAAGAGCTACCGGGCCATCCGATCGAGGGTCGATGGAATCGGCTCACCGAATCTTGTCGTCGGCCTCATCCGCGGCGGCATCAACACCAACGTCGTGCCGGACCAGGTCACGCTCCGCCTCGACCGGCGCATCATCCCGGAGGAGACGCCGGACGCCGTCGAGGCTGAGCTTCGGCAAGTTGTCGAAGCCGCCGGCACTGCGGGCGTGACCTGTGGCATCAGGCGGGTCATGGCTGCCGCACCGCTCGCGCCGACGCCGGCGAGCGAGGCGCTGGCATCGGTAGTCTGCCGCCACGCCACGCGGATCTTTGGCGAGCCGGTCGAGACGGCGGGGGTCCCGCTCTATACCGACGCAAGGCACTATGCCGCCCGCGGTATTCCGATCGTCCTCTATGGGACGGGCCCACGCAGCTTCGTCGACGCAGGGGCCCACGGGGCGGACGAACACGTGCTGCTGGACGACCTATGGAAAGCGACCGAGGTCGTTGCCGCCTCGATCTGCGAACTGCTCGGGACGTGA
- a CDS encoding amidase, whose translation MSDPVHWTLVEAADAVDSGRISSRELTEACLRRIETLQPILNCFIHVDAEEALAEADAADSRRARGEPLGPLHGVPLAHKDMYYAAGRLSTCGSKIRKDFRPEESGTVMERLSVAGAVHLGGLNMSEFAVGPTGHNAHWGHCRNPWNPAHVTGGSSSGSGSAVGGRLAFAALGSDTGGSIRLPAGICGLVGIKPTQTRVSRNGVMGLSFSLDSVGPLARTVRDCARVFGIVAGHDPKDPTSSQEPVDDYEAAACRPEVKGLRIGVPTNYYYDGAADEVRALMQQSLKAFADLGAEIVEIEIPDQEHIGDLAAATMGPESGTLHHAWLRDRPEDYGPQVRARLEPGLSTPGTWYLRAQQIRPQMVRRFVENVFSRCDVLHLPTLNVPVPTVEETDLGDGPDFARMVARMTHCTRPLNYLTVPSLAVPAGFTANGLPAGFQLAGRPFGEALLFSVAAAYEAATDWTSCRPALG comes from the coding sequence ATGAGCGATCCCGTGCACTGGACGCTGGTCGAGGCCGCGGACGCCGTCGACAGCGGCCGCATCTCCTCGCGGGAACTCACCGAGGCCTGTCTCCGGCGCATCGAGACGTTGCAGCCGATCCTCAACTGCTTCATTCACGTCGATGCGGAAGAGGCGCTCGCGGAAGCTGACGCTGCCGACTCCCGACGCGCGCGCGGCGAACCGCTCGGCCCGCTCCACGGCGTTCCGCTGGCGCACAAGGACATGTATTACGCCGCGGGCCGGCTCTCGACCTGCGGCTCGAAGATCCGTAAGGACTTCCGTCCCGAGGAATCCGGTACCGTGATGGAGCGTCTATCGGTGGCGGGCGCCGTCCATCTCGGCGGCCTCAACATGTCTGAGTTCGCTGTCGGCCCCACCGGCCACAACGCGCATTGGGGCCACTGCCGCAATCCCTGGAACCCGGCGCACGTAACCGGTGGCTCGTCGAGTGGTTCAGGCTCGGCCGTCGGTGGCCGCCTGGCGTTTGCAGCGCTGGGCTCCGACACGGGAGGGTCGATCCGACTGCCGGCCGGGATATGCGGTCTGGTCGGTATCAAGCCGACACAGACCCGCGTCAGCCGGAACGGGGTCATGGGACTCTCTTTCTCGCTCGACTCGGTCGGGCCGCTGGCGCGCACGGTGCGCGACTGTGCACGGGTCTTCGGCATCGTCGCGGGCCACGACCCGAAGGATCCGACGAGCAGCCAGGAACCGGTCGACGACTACGAAGCGGCCGCATGCCGGCCCGAGGTGAAGGGCCTGCGGATCGGCGTTCCGACCAACTACTATTACGACGGCGCCGCCGACGAGGTCCGGGCGCTGATGCAGCAGAGCCTGAAGGCCTTCGCGGATCTCGGCGCGGAGATCGTCGAGATCGAGATTCCCGACCAGGAGCATATCGGCGATCTCGCCGCCGCCACGATGGGCCCGGAATCGGGCACGCTGCATCATGCTTGGCTGCGTGACCGGCCCGAGGACTATGGACCTCAAGTGCGTGCCCGCCTCGAGCCGGGGCTGTCGACCCCCGGCACTTGGTACCTGCGCGCACAGCAGATCCGGCCGCAGATGGTGCGGCGCTTCGTCGAGAACGTCTTCAGCCGGTGCGACGTGCTTCACCTGCCGACGCTGAACGTGCCGGTGCCGACCGTCGAGGAAACCGATCTGGGGGACGGGCCCGACTTTGCGCGCATGGTGGCGCGGATGACCCACTGCACGCGGCCGCTGAACTATCTGACGGTGCCCAGCCTCGCCGTCCCGGCCGGCTTCACTGCCAACGGTCTCCCGGCCGGCTTCCAACTCGCCGGGCGCCCATTCGGGGAGGCGCTGCTGTTCTCTGTCGCCGCCGCGTACGAAGCGGCGACGGATTGGACATCGTGCAGACCGGCACTGGGCTGA
- a CDS encoding chloride channel protein, translating into MRPRLRKRYLLVRLRRLGRNNDLILILLSLVIGVAAGAGSVLFRDLILLIQDVAFETAHERLHVLVVSLPWWRILLATTIGGLLVGLYIQFIAKGRHPNGVGQVMEASALYGGRMSLVRSLHGAAINAISLGVGGSAGREGPVVHLGAAVGAFVAEKLSLSRSLTRTLLACGVAAAVAASFNAPLAGVFFALEVVIGHYALSAFAPIVVASVVATIISRLKYGAFPAFIVPEHQLGSFLEFPAFALIGVCAALAAIVLMRSIAVVQVAFDRTKLPRWSRPMIGGLLLGLIALAFPEVLGVGYGPTDDTLRGQTDEQLLFILIAAKILATAITLGSGFGGGMFSPSLFVGAMVGGAFGSVAGELSPALFSGIGAYAMIGMGAVAGAVMGAPISTILIIFELTADYELTTAVMVATVTASVLTRQLHGRSYFRWQLERAGVNLESRLEIDILRTLKVGGIMSRNYASVPRSAELAQLRILLQSAPYGELFVITEDGRLYGTITLADLAEAAFDHQLDGLVNAGDVARLNPPILEAHDTLETAIELMDTTHEEHIPVIDSAGSRRLVGFVHERDVMLAYNKALVQLHRDAGAAY; encoded by the coding sequence ATGCGCCCCCGTCTTAGAAAACGCTATCTCCTCGTCCGCCTGAGGCGGCTCGGGCGCAACAACGATCTGATCCTGATACTGCTGTCGCTGGTCATAGGCGTTGCCGCCGGCGCGGGCAGTGTCCTCTTCCGCGACCTGATCCTGCTGATCCAGGACGTGGCATTCGAGACGGCCCACGAGCGACTTCACGTCCTCGTGGTGAGTCTGCCGTGGTGGCGCATCCTGCTGGCCACCACCATCGGCGGTCTCTTGGTCGGCCTCTACATCCAATTCATTGCCAAGGGCCGTCACCCGAACGGTGTTGGGCAGGTCATGGAGGCGAGTGCCCTATATGGCGGCCGCATGTCGCTTGTCCGAAGCCTGCACGGCGCTGCGATCAACGCGATCTCGCTGGGCGTGGGCGGCTCTGCCGGCAGAGAGGGGCCCGTCGTCCACCTTGGTGCCGCGGTCGGCGCCTTCGTGGCGGAGAAATTGTCACTCTCGCGCTCTCTGACACGGACGCTTCTCGCGTGCGGAGTCGCCGCCGCGGTCGCCGCATCGTTCAATGCGCCGCTGGCCGGCGTGTTCTTCGCGCTTGAGGTGGTGATCGGGCACTACGCCTTGTCGGCGTTCGCGCCGATCGTCGTCGCCTCGGTGGTCGCGACGATCATATCGAGGCTGAAGTACGGCGCCTTTCCGGCCTTCATCGTTCCCGAGCACCAGCTGGGGTCGTTCCTCGAATTCCCGGCCTTCGCGCTGATCGGGGTGTGCGCCGCCCTCGCAGCCATCGTCCTGATGCGCAGTATCGCCGTCGTCCAGGTGGCGTTCGATCGGACCAAGCTGCCGCGCTGGTCACGGCCGATGATCGGCGGCCTCCTTCTCGGCCTCATCGCACTCGCCTTCCCGGAGGTTCTCGGCGTCGGGTATGGTCCAACCGACGATACGCTGCGAGGGCAGACGGACGAGCAGCTGTTGTTCATCCTGATCGCCGCCAAGATCCTCGCGACGGCGATTACGCTCGGCAGCGGCTTCGGTGGCGGAATGTTCAGTCCCTCACTGTTCGTCGGTGCCATGGTTGGTGGCGCCTTCGGCAGCGTCGCAGGGGAGCTTTCACCGGCGCTGTTCTCGGGGATCGGGGCCTACGCGATGATCGGCATGGGTGCGGTCGCCGGGGCGGTGATGGGCGCGCCGATATCGACCATCCTGATCATATTCGAACTCACTGCGGACTATGAATTGACCACCGCGGTCATGGTGGCGACGGTCACGGCGAGCGTGCTTACCCGGCAGTTGCACGGTCGATCATATTTCCGCTGGCAGCTCGAGCGCGCGGGCGTCAACCTGGAAAGCCGGCTCGAGATCGACATCCTCCGCACGCTAAAGGTCGGCGGCATCATGAGCCGCAACTATGCATCCGTGCCCCGCTCGGCGGAACTCGCGCAGCTACGGATTCTACTGCAGAGCGCACCGTACGGAGAACTCTTCGTCATCACAGAAGACGGCCGGCTCTACGGCACGATCACCCTGGCGGACTTGGCCGAAGCGGCGTTCGACCACCAGCTCGACGGCCTCGTGAACGCCGGAGACGTAGCCCGACTCAACCCGCCGATCCTGGAAGCTCACGATACTCTGGAAACGGCGATCGAGCTTATGGACACCACCCACGAGGAGCACATCCCCGTCATCGACAGTGCAGGCAGCAGGCGTCTCGTCGGCTTCGTCCACGAGCGCGACGTGATGCTGGCCTACAACAAGGCGCTGGTGCAGCTTCACCGCGACGCGGGCGCCGCCTACTGA
- a CDS encoding response regulator — MAGSWFLAPGMDLSLCIAHAHSMPLVLLSYLVAVFASYTAFHVMERVGSVAAGAGRAIWLATAGVSMGAGIWAMHFIGMLAVTMPVEVRYDLPTTALSLVFAVVASGLAFGIFTGRGGLAHRLGFGGLVLGLGVGAMHYTGMAGLRLAARTVYDPVVFGLSIAVVVALSILALAVLSSDGWIRHGRRARWRIGGAVLMGLSVTAMHYTAMSATYFFPEVGSEPLAGFADSKMLVAGITVVAVGLGLIAAVAAVVDRRLQHSETRRRQSEEFLRTVFDTSADGILIVDGDGCIGMANPAAQAIFGCTLDGLALEDVVDREGGVLDGAGGPREPLEAVARRPDGATFPVEITVGVAEQTGAAISVVVLRDITQRKEVERSLLAAKEDAEAASRAKSDFLATMSHEIRTPMNGVIGMAGLLMNSDLDEQQRQFTGTIIESGETLLTILNDILDFSKIEAEMIDLEIGPFDLSQVVESVLDLSAARAHAKGIELASLIEPGVPRVLCGDVGRVRQIIHNLVGNAIKFTEEGGVSVRVGLRDIVDGVAEIEIRVRDTGIGIAAEHHARVFERFSQADTSTTRRYGGTGLGLAICKSLAGLMGGEVGVESTEGTGSTFWFTMRLGLGAEMVSAEPADMTALRGRTALVVDDNPVNRCVIARQLEIFGIGATVVDGAGAAMEQMRDARARGADFDVAIIDHMMPDTDGVGLAAMARAAGFTEATKLLLCSSSGMVGSKAKARELGFDDQLAKPIHQGLLAHRLTELCAPPPVSRPATVMPRQQIAGMSGATARVRLRVLVVEDNKVNQMLAVALVNAAGHQADVAANGFEAVEAVNNRPYDIVLMDIQMPDMDGFEATRRIRSLNRQVASIPVIAMTANAMKGDRERCLEAGMDDYVSKPVDAAVLLEKLTLWGRGGDGVTASVA; from the coding sequence ATGGCCGGCAGTTGGTTTCTCGCACCGGGTATGGATCTGAGCCTGTGCATAGCGCACGCGCACAGCATGCCCCTCGTTCTGCTCTCCTACCTGGTCGCCGTCTTCGCCTCCTACACAGCGTTTCACGTGATGGAGCGCGTGGGATCGGTTGCGGCGGGCGCGGGGCGTGCCATCTGGCTCGCGACCGCAGGCGTCTCGATGGGGGCAGGCATCTGGGCGATGCACTTCATCGGGATGCTCGCAGTCACCATGCCAGTCGAGGTCCGCTATGACCTCCCGACGACGGCGCTATCCCTCGTCTTCGCGGTCGTCGCAAGCGGATTAGCGTTCGGGATATTCACTGGTCGTGGCGGGTTGGCCCATCGCCTCGGCTTCGGCGGGCTCGTCCTCGGTCTCGGCGTCGGCGCGATGCACTACACGGGCATGGCCGGGCTCAGGCTTGCGGCCCGCACCGTCTATGATCCGGTCGTGTTCGGACTTTCGATCGCGGTGGTGGTCGCACTCTCCATCCTCGCACTGGCGGTGCTCAGCTCCGACGGCTGGATCCGGCATGGCCGTCGCGCTCGATGGCGGATCGGTGGGGCAGTCCTGATGGGCCTGTCCGTCACCGCGATGCACTATACGGCGATGTCGGCGACGTACTTCTTTCCTGAAGTCGGCAGTGAGCCTCTCGCCGGGTTCGCCGACAGCAAGATGCTGGTGGCCGGTATCACCGTCGTTGCCGTGGGCCTGGGGCTCATCGCCGCGGTCGCCGCGGTGGTGGACCGCCGCCTCCAGCATTCCGAGACCCGGCGTCGTCAGAGCGAAGAATTTCTTCGAACCGTCTTCGATACGTCGGCCGACGGGATTCTGATCGTCGACGGCGACGGGTGCATCGGGATGGCCAACCCTGCAGCCCAGGCCATCTTCGGCTGCACCTTGGATGGGCTTGCCCTCGAGGATGTCGTCGATCGGGAAGGTGGGGTGCTGGACGGTGCTGGCGGCCCGAGAGAGCCGTTGGAAGCGGTCGCCAGACGGCCCGACGGCGCCACGTTCCCCGTCGAGATTACCGTCGGGGTGGCCGAGCAGACCGGTGCGGCGATAAGCGTCGTTGTGCTTCGGGACATCACCCAGCGCAAGGAAGTGGAGCGCAGCCTGCTCGCCGCCAAGGAGGACGCCGAAGCCGCGAGCCGGGCGAAGTCCGATTTTCTGGCGACGATGAGCCATGAAATACGTACGCCGATGAATGGCGTCATCGGCATGGCCGGTCTCTTGATGAACAGCGACCTGGACGAGCAGCAGCGCCAGTTCACGGGGACGATCATCGAAAGCGGCGAGACGCTGCTGACGATCCTCAACGACATTCTGGACTTCTCTAAGATCGAAGCGGAGATGATCGATCTGGAAATCGGGCCCTTCGACCTGTCGCAGGTGGTCGAGAGCGTGCTTGATCTCTCCGCCGCGCGGGCCCACGCGAAGGGGATCGAACTGGCGTCGCTGATCGAGCCGGGTGTGCCGCGGGTCCTGTGCGGCGACGTTGGGCGGGTTCGTCAGATCATCCACAACCTCGTCGGCAACGCCATAAAGTTCACCGAGGAAGGCGGCGTTTCCGTCAGAGTCGGGCTGCGCGACATCGTCGACGGCGTGGCAGAGATCGAGATTCGCGTCCGCGACACCGGGATCGGAATCGCGGCGGAGCATCACGCACGAGTGTTCGAACGTTTCAGCCAAGCCGATACATCCACCACCCGCCGCTATGGCGGCACCGGCCTCGGCCTCGCGATCTGCAAGAGCCTCGCGGGGTTGATGGGCGGCGAGGTGGGCGTGGAGAGCACCGAGGGGACCGGATCGACATTCTGGTTCACGATGCGGCTGGGACTGGGAGCCGAGATGGTGTCGGCCGAGCCGGCGGATATGACGGCTCTGCGTGGCCGCACCGCGCTGGTGGTCGACGACAACCCCGTCAATCGCTGTGTCATCGCCCGACAGTTGGAGATTTTCGGAATTGGGGCGACCGTCGTCGACGGCGCTGGCGCGGCGATGGAGCAGATGCGCGATGCGCGTGCACGAGGCGCGGACTTCGACGTGGCGATCATTGACCACATGATGCCGGACACCGACGGGGTCGGACTTGCGGCGATGGCACGAGCGGCAGGCTTTACAGAGGCTACCAAGCTCCTCCTCTGTTCCTCGTCCGGCATGGTGGGAAGCAAGGCGAAGGCGCGCGAGCTCGGTTTCGACGATCAACTGGCGAAGCCGATCCATCAGGGACTACTGGCGCACCGCCTGACCGAGCTCTGTGCGCCGCCTCCCGTCAGCCGGCCGGCGACGGTGATGCCGAGGCAACAGATTGCCGGTATGTCCGGCGCGACGGCGCGCGTCCGGCTGCGCGTCCTCGTCGTCGAAGACAACAAAGTCAATCAGATGCTCGCCGTCGCGCTGGTCAACGCGGCTGGGCATCAGGCCGACGTGGCCGCGAACGGCTTCGAAGCAGTGGAGGCCGTCAATAACCGGCCGTACGACATCGTGCTGATGGACATCCAGATGCCGGACATGGACGGCTTTGAGGCCACGAGGCGGATCCGGTCCCTGAACCGGCAGGTCGCCTCGATACCGGTCATCGCGATGACCGCCAACGCGATGAAGGGCGACCGCGAGCGCTGCCTGGAGGCTGGCATGGACGACTATGTATCGAAGCCGGTCGACGCGGCGGTGTTGCTGGAGAAGCTGACGCTCTGGGGACGCGGCGGTGACGGTGTGACCGCTTCCGTCGCCTGA